A genomic region of Bactrocera dorsalis isolate Fly_Bdor chromosome 3, ASM2337382v1, whole genome shotgun sequence contains the following coding sequences:
- the LOC105229691 gene encoding eukaryotic translation initiation factor 4 gamma 2 — protein sequence FVNEALRHQTVTSANVVLASCKAEFQILYPQVNEKVSTIPHSTLSDHFSQPYDDPRQRWDQTSDRYSGTIAQDRIVKSSTIEGGSSTGDTSIGGSGLHLAITAHQTDTERFNDNSCNRGGGGGGVSVSCGGQSPPTPTVGKTLLNTSPNLLPITTASDTFNNLKNLVKIDKGSNPTNGNTNSGGSSYRPKGNNVGGYKNNGNLAHTIGVSPTSTDERGLISGNGSGSSGSGIVAGGRAGAGSSSGYISSTYNRNSAKIRQYDSDVSPRPRRTYQGDSSSSRYYNKNSDTLGQGPKSVGTSGNGTLSGAGIGRAIIGNEGNGGRGSYNADGSNNRRYNNQNSSDGGYNSANRNINSTGGGGNSYRQQQGNRYENSNGQQRSYGNSSNANYNSNYSNKQGYGSRSGYNDGNVNARSNHREDYGSNNYREYDDTPRSRYNTGNNSNSNSLERGNNGRYKPSEQGNGNGHIPSALRQGGISIEDRYDRASNSADVGRAYSNRTPPIRGGNVSGAGSVPGAHSSTPTSINSASSSSRGISPNSAGATAGTQHPSPSPTPPPPSAGRWVPPSLRPQHGLSQTEKNDAVFRKVRGILNKLTPEKFQELSDELLKLDLNSILILNGVILLIFDKALDEPKYSSMYAQLCKRLSEEAPSFEKDPNSSCTFLRLLIAVCRDKFNNRLKRDNADGDNNNQFNKVHRPESQANLGENDTDEEERRHLAKQRMLGNVKFIGELHKLDMLSTNVLHQCIMELLDKKKKRSASQQEMCEDMECLAQLLKTCGKVLDSEQGKELMNQYFDTLERRSKSTDYPPRIRFMLKDVIELRENNWIPRKVATTEGPVPIKQIRTDDDTIIRTPFAQRNRDMRNNDRDGDSWMNRFHINLQPGFNDMFSSLSVTGASPIVSPFVGNNSNRPYNGRERNQGGRDGNNYNNRYNKHNNQNGGSGGNREDGRGGRNGHMGRDGDSSGPSHYGNGGANSLLNSKELAPRFKRNLMSTNQDPVENLQMRPAANSLLFKAASQNHKLPAMLPISTPPTGSSGFGNSSSSRSGAPSKDQLSNTQYPLLGTPTSHLINPARPSSTPSAEYESEKNVQSASLGLTLERGLKATSSSPNFGAANNANGEKVKATDNNTDYPNMSDAAYKKRSSTPVDPQQLVTKQGSVEKIAGAGANKQKKDKAFNKEEVLKKTTIYVKDNFFYDSDDDEDTTIIDSPANDQEGDHNDSGVASSNASDSIQGKQFTNLVDGFLDLKVPEKCMKDVCINIIMDVLEKAEDKYLNRVITFMQALRKQCNIKPNIILEVFKQVINKMNEREALNPRIATHVAGLLSRAVGDAGLLKLTDIANYTDNGQHYPLFLLVLQQLHKSIGKEPLAEKFRESKIDLMNSLPEVDRNKTRLGEILDDRNLAFLYPLLKVQAEMYKQLTSDPNPTAFYKWIKANVDSKFYKDVGFINALMTVIVKYITQETTLAEGTDTKKHPDRATIEKEESLLLKYCQILQTFLGGSNELQLIAIYALQVFCYNENFPKGMLCRWFKYLYEAEVIEEETFILWKEEISDKYPGKGTALFQVNNWLTWLQEAESEDDDD from the exons TTTGTCAACGAGGCGCTACGACATCAGACAGTTACGTCAGCAAACGTCGTGTTAGCTAGCTGTAAAGCAGAATTTCAAATTCTTTACCCACAAGTTAACGAAAAAGTTTCCACCATTCCTCATTCAACGCTTAGTGATCACTTCTCGCAGCCTTACGACGACCCAAGGCAACGTTGGGATCAAACCAGCGACCGTTATTCAGGCACAATAGCGCAGGACAGGATCGTGAAATCAAGCACCATTGAGGGAGGCAGCAGCACCGGTGACACCAGTATTGGCGGCAGCGGTTTACACCTTGCAATAACGGCTCATCAAACTGATACTGAGCGTTTTAACGACAATTCGTGTAACCGAGGAGGAGGAGGCGGCGGCGTTAGCGTCAGCTGCGGCGGCCAATCCCCGCCCACACCAACGGTCGGTAAAACACTGTTAAATACAAGTCCCAATCTTTTGCCGATTACCACTGCGTCGGATACTTttaacaatttgaaaaatttagtcAAGATTGATAAGGGTTCCAATCCAACAAACGGTAACACCAATAGTGGTGGTAGTAGTTATCGCCCAAAAGGAAATAACGTTGGTGGTTATAAAAATAACGGTAACCTTGCCCATACAATTGGTGTTTCTCCAACATCTACCGACGAACGTGGTCTAATTTCCGGTAACGGTAGCGGTTCATCTGGTTCGGGAATCGTTGCTGGAGGGCGTGCTGGAGCAGGAAGCTCTTCGGGATATATTAGTTCAACTTATAACAGGAATTCCGCCAAAATTCGTCAATACGATTCGGACGTAAGCCCACGACCTCGACGAACTTACCAGGGTGACTCGTCGTCGTCGCGTTACTATAACAAGAATAGTGACACTTTGGGACAGGGCCCCAAATCAGTTGGTACAAGCGGTAACGGCACTCTAAGTGGTGCTGGTATCGGACGTGCTATCATAGGTAACGAAGGTAACGGCGGACGCGGCTCATACAACGCCGACGGAAGCAACAACAGACGTTATAACAATCAAAACTCGTCAGATGGCGGCTACAATAGTGCTAATCGTAATATAAACTCAACCGGTGGCGGAGGCAACAGCTATCGCCAGCAGCAGGGCAACCGTTACGAGAACAGCAATGGGCAACAGCGGTCTTATGGCAATTCCTCAAATGCCAATTACAATAGTAATTATTCAAATAAGCAAGGCTATGGCTCACGTTCTGGCTACAATGATGGAAATGTAAATGCGCGATCAAATCACCGTGAAGACTACGGTAGCAACAACTATCGAGAGTACGACGACACACCACGTTCACGTTATAATACCGGAAATAACAGCAATTCTAATAGTCTTGAACGCGGCAACAACGGGCGATACAAGCCCTCTGAGCAGGGTAACGGCAACGGCCATATCCCGTCTGCCTTAAGGCAGGGTGGTATTTCAATAGAGGATCGTTACGATCGTGCTTCTAATTCGGCTGATGTTGGTCGAGCTTATAGCAATCGCACTCCACCAATTCGTGGCGGAAATGTATCTGGCGCCGGATCAGTACCAGGTGCACACTCTTCAACACCAACTTCGATAAATTCAGCGTCATCGTCGTCACGTGGCATATCACCCAACTCGGCTGGTGCCACAGCCGGAACACAACACCCTTCACCATCACCCACGCCACCGCCTCCATCTGCAGGTCGCTGGGTGCCACCATCTTTGCGTCCACAACATGGACTTAGTCAGACCGAAAAGAACGATGCTGTCTTCAGAAAG gttCGCGGTATATTGAATAAATTAACTCCAGAGAAATTTCAAGAACTCAGCGATGAATTATTGAAACTCGACTTAAACTCCATTCTCATTTTAAATGGTGtgattttgttgatttttgatAAAGCTCTAGATGAGCCGAAATATTCGTCTATGTATGCACAATTATGCAAACGCCTCTCCGAAGAAGCTCCATCTTTTGAAAAAGACCCCAACAGTTCATGTACCTTTTTAAGGCTGCTCATCGCTGTTTGTCGTGACAAGTTTAATAATCGCCTCAAACGCGACAACGCCGACGGTGACAACAATAATCAATTTAACAAAGTACATCGACCAGAGTCACAAGCAAATCTTGGCGAAAATGACACCGATGAAGAAGAGCGGCGTCACCTGGCCAAACAGCGCATGCTGGGTAATGTTAAGTTCATTGGTGAACTCCACAAATTGGATATGTTGTCAACAAATGTCCTACATCAATGCATCATGGAATTGCTGGACAAGAAGAAGAAGCGTTCAGCCTCACAACAGGAAATGTGCGAGGACATGGAGTGCTTGGCACAGCTGCTCAAGACGTGCGGGAAGGTCCTGGATTCAGAACAGGGCAAAGAGCTGATGAATCAATATTTCGATACCTTGGAACGCCGATCAAAATCGACTGACTATCCGCCTAGGATACGCTTCATGTTGAAGGATGTCATCGAGCTGCGTGAAAACAACTGGATACCCCGTAAAGTGGCGACCACTGAGGGACCCGTGCCTATTAAGCAGATCCGCACCGACGATGATACAATTATTCGTACACCGTTCGCACAAAGGAATCGCGATATGCGCAATAATGATCGCGACGGTGATAGCTGGATGAATCGTTTCCATATAAATCTGCAACCAGGCTTTAATGACATGTTTAGTAGTTTAAGCGTCACTGGTGCTTCACCGATTGTTTCACC atttgTTGGTAATAACTCCAATCGCCCCTATAATGGACGTGAGCGCAATCAAGGTGGACGTGAtggcaacaattacaacaaccgTTACAATAAACATAATAACCAAAATGGTGGATCCGGTGGAAATCGTGAGGACGGACGTGGTGGCCGCAATGGGCACATGGGGCGAGATGGTGACTCCTCTGGCCCATCACATTATGGCAACGGCGGTGCAAACTCGCTGCTAAACAGCAAAGAACTTGCACCACGCTTCAAACGCAATTTGATGTCGACCAATCAGGATCCTGTAGAAAATCTACAAATGCGACCTGCTGCCAACTCGCTTCTTTTCAAAGCTGCGTCACAAAATCATAAACTGCCAGCTATGTTGCCAATTTCGACACCGCCCACTGGTAGCAGTGGCTTCGGCAATAGCAGCTCCAGCCGCAGCGGTGCTCCCAGCAAGGATCAACTGTCCAACACACAATATCCGTTACTTGGCACTCCCACGTCGCACCTAATAAACCCAGCACGCCCCTCGTCGACTCCATCTGCCGAATATGAGAGCGAAAAGAATGTACAATCCGCCAGTTTGGGTTTAACTTTAGAGCGAGGTCTAAAAGCTACTTCTTCCTCGCCAAACTTCGGCGCAGCAAATAACGCTAACGGCGAAAAAGTAAAAGCGACCGACAATAATACAGATTACCCCAATATGTcggatgctgcatataaaaAACGCAGCTCCACACCGGTAGATCCGCAACAGTTGGTCACCAAACAAGGTTCCGTGGAAAAGATTGCCGGCGCTGGTGCGAATAAACAGAAGAAAGATAAAGctttcaataaagaagaagtgtTGAAGAAAACCACAATTTACGTTAAAGACAATTTCTTCTACGATTCCGATGACGATGAGGATACAACTATCATTGACTCCCCAGCTAACGACCAAGAAGGAGATCACAACGATAGCGGCGTTGCTAGCTCGAATGCCAGCGATAGCATCCAAGGCAAGCAATTTACTAATCTGGTAGATGGATTTTTGGATCTCAAAGTGCCCGAGAAATGTATGAAGGATGTGTGCATTAATATCATAATGGATGTGCTGGAAAAAGCCGAAGACAAGTATTTGAATCGTGTAATCACATTCATGCAAGCCTTACGTAAGCAATGCAATATCAAGCCCAATATCATATTAGAAGTTTTCAAGCAAGTTATTAACAAAATGAACGAACGTGAAGCTTTAAATCCGCGCATTGCCACACATGTTGCTGGCCTGTTGAGCCGCGCCGTTGGCGATGCTGGTCTACTCAAATTGACCGACATTGCAAACTACACAGACAACGGTCAACATTATCCGCTATTTCTGCTCGTGCTGCAACAACTGCACAAGTCCATTGGCAAGGAACCGCTGGCTGAGAAATTCCGTGAAAGTAAAATCGATTTAATGAACAGCTTGCCGGAAGTGGATCGCAATAAGACGCGTTTAGGCGAAATATTGGACGATCGCAACTTGGCTTTCCTCTATCCATTACTAAAAGTACAGGCGGAGATGTATAAGCAACTCACAAGCGATCCAAATCCCACAGCATTCTATAAATGGATCAAAGCCAATGTCGATTCCAAATTCTATAAAGATGTTGGTTTTATTAACGCACTCATGACAGTGatagtaaaatatataacacAA gaGACAACTCTTGCAGAAGGTACCGACACCAAAAAACATCCAGATCGTGCCACCATTGAGAAAGAGGAATCGTTGCTGCTCAAATATTGCCAAATTCTGCAAACATTCTTGGGTGGCAGCAACGAACTGCAATTGATTGCTATTTATGCACTACAAGTGTTTTGCTATAACGAAAATTTCCCCAAAG GTATGCTTTGCCGCTGGTTCAAATATCTCTATGAAGCCGAAGTAATCGAAGAGGAGACATTTATTTTATGGAAGGAGGAAATTTCAGACAAATACCCTGGCAAGGGAACTGCATTATTCCAAGTTAACAACTGGCTGACTTGGTTGCAAGAGGCCGAATCTGAGGATGACGATGACTGA